A genomic stretch from Sphingobacterium sp. ML3W includes:
- a CDS encoding dipeptidase: protein MIKKLLFMGLGILSLNRLAYSQDYKKVHQDLIIVDGHNDVIYESILGGKDIGQRLKTGATDLPRLKEGGVDVQVFAVWSDDAKWKTGAFEHANVQIDALEKMIVANAENIALAKSVRDIDAILKAGKIAALIGVEGGNMIEGSIDNLIKLHERGAKYLTLTWNYNVPWASCAAMESGKMDAKAKGLTDHGKAIIRKMNELGMLVDLSHGGEQTFYDVITVSSKPILVSHSNAYHLCPHFRNLKDEQLEALKKNGGVIGVNFYSGFLDPEYETRLKSIYTQQFGKNADTTLSTWKMYDKLPADARYEVDAPMSKLLDHIDYLVGKVGIEHVAVGSDFDGIESAPQGLEDVSKFPLLTKGLLERGYNKADIAKIMGQNFLRILKENEG, encoded by the coding sequence ATGATAAAAAAACTATTGTTCATGGGGCTGGGCATATTATCTTTAAACAGGTTGGCTTATAGTCAGGATTATAAAAAAGTTCATCAGGATCTAATTATTGTGGATGGACATAATGATGTAATCTATGAATCAATTTTAGGAGGAAAGGATATTGGTCAACGACTGAAGACGGGCGCTACGGATTTGCCGCGATTAAAAGAAGGTGGAGTCGATGTGCAGGTATTTGCTGTTTGGTCCGATGATGCAAAATGGAAGACTGGAGCATTTGAACATGCGAATGTGCAAATAGATGCACTGGAGAAAATGATCGTTGCCAACGCCGAGAATATTGCCTTGGCAAAATCAGTAAGGGATATTGATGCTATTTTAAAAGCTGGAAAAATTGCTGCATTGATCGGTGTGGAAGGCGGTAATATGATCGAAGGGAGCATAGACAATCTCATCAAACTCCATGAACGTGGCGCGAAATATTTAACCTTGACCTGGAACTATAATGTACCTTGGGCGAGTTGTGCTGCGATGGAGTCTGGTAAGATGGATGCGAAGGCAAAAGGATTAACTGATCATGGGAAAGCGATCATTCGGAAAATGAATGAACTTGGCATGCTAGTCGATCTTTCTCATGGTGGTGAGCAGACTTTTTATGATGTCATTACGGTTTCCAGCAAGCCAATATTGGTGTCACATAGCAATGCCTACCATTTATGTCCACATTTCCGAAACCTGAAAGATGAACAATTGGAGGCCCTGAAGAAAAATGGCGGTGTGATCGGTGTCAACTTTTACTCTGGTTTTTTAGATCCCGAGTATGAGACACGATTAAAGAGCATATATACACAGCAATTTGGTAAGAATGCCGATACTACATTGAGCACCTGGAAGATGTATGATAAGTTACCCGCGGATGCTAGGTATGAAGTCGATGCACCAATGTCCAAACTATTGGACCATATTGATTATCTCGTTGGGAAAGTAGGAATTGAACATGTTGCTGTTGGATCGGATTTTGATGGCATCGAATCTGCTCCTCAGGGCTTGGAAGATGTTTCTAAATTTCCTTTATTGACAAAAGGACTTTTAGAAAGAGGTTACAACAAAGCAGATATCGCTAAAATCATGGGACAGAATTTTCTACGGATTTTAAAAGAAAACGAAGGGTAA
- a CDS encoding serine hydrolase domain-containing protein produces the protein MKKGFFGVLFAGLFCIGPLFAQYKSTIKNETILYNNVDQLLPLGNLAQLRIAVVVPNAEKYAAFTNQLARYAGITLFDFSKFDEDIKYYNTIIVAGKEDDLDADCLSQLKQAVLNNKKVVLCHFFEQERNKKSLSEHPQSDLIELLAPFTELGQRNAAMSIFGGAAITAGNIKTAQSRLQYSLGENSNLNLGKLTKKIDAIAQEAIEKQATPGAVVMIIKDGQVLLEKPYGYHTYTKDIPTKTGDIFDLASVSKIAGTTPVIMRLTERNIINLDSTMGHYLLQAKYTNKKDIKLRSVMLHEAGFTPFIPFYKYLKAGDVVAVPDQQHQVKMADNSYILNHYYRDLMWPEMLKSPVKPTGNYVYSDISMYVMKEVAEHQTAEPLQDYVQENFYRPLGMTHAGYLPRERFAKEQIVPTEQDTSFRKTLLEGYVHDQGAAMAGGIAGHAGLFATANDLAIYGQLLLNRGEYGGERYFKSETIDLFTSKQSATSRRGLGFDRWDPNPKNEYPSKLANSTVFGHTGYTGTCIWVDPQNQLIYIFLSNRVHPQVSTKLLDLNIRSRIQDAIYEAINEVKK, from the coding sequence ATGAAAAAAGGATTTTTTGGGGTGTTATTTGCAGGTTTGTTCTGTATTGGCCCCTTGTTCGCTCAGTATAAGTCGACCATAAAGAATGAAACCATACTTTACAATAATGTTGATCAGCTACTCCCTCTGGGCAATCTGGCGCAGTTACGTATTGCCGTCGTTGTGCCTAATGCTGAAAAATATGCCGCGTTTACAAACCAATTGGCACGTTATGCAGGCATAACGCTATTTGATTTCAGTAAATTTGATGAAGATATCAAATATTATAATACGATTATTGTTGCGGGTAAGGAAGATGATTTGGATGCTGACTGCTTGTCACAGTTAAAGCAGGCAGTGCTGAACAATAAAAAGGTTGTTCTTTGTCATTTCTTTGAACAGGAACGCAACAAAAAATCATTGTCCGAACATCCACAGTCTGATTTGATCGAGTTGTTGGCACCCTTTACCGAACTTGGTCAACGCAATGCTGCGATGTCTATTTTTGGTGGTGCCGCGATTACTGCAGGAAATATTAAGACGGCCCAATCGAGACTGCAATACAGTTTAGGTGAAAACTCCAATCTGAATTTGGGTAAATTGACCAAAAAAATTGATGCCATTGCACAAGAGGCCATTGAAAAGCAGGCGACCCCCGGAGCAGTTGTGATGATTATCAAAGATGGGCAGGTGCTATTGGAGAAACCTTATGGTTATCATACCTATACAAAAGACATCCCAACAAAAACAGGTGATATTTTTGATCTGGCCTCAGTCAGTAAAATTGCGGGCACAACTCCTGTTATTATGCGATTGACTGAGCGCAATATCATTAATCTCGATAGTACGATGGGGCATTACCTCTTGCAGGCAAAGTATACAAATAAAAAGGATATCAAATTGCGTTCCGTGATGTTACATGAAGCAGGGTTTACGCCATTTATCCCTTTTTATAAATATTTGAAAGCAGGTGATGTTGTCGCCGTACCAGACCAACAACATCAAGTCAAGATGGCTGACAATAGTTATATTCTCAATCATTATTACCGCGATCTGATGTGGCCCGAAATGTTAAAATCACCTGTTAAGCCAACAGGAAACTATGTGTATAGTGATATTAGCATGTATGTGATGAAGGAAGTTGCCGAACATCAGACGGCCGAACCATTGCAGGATTATGTTCAGGAGAATTTCTATCGACCATTAGGGATGACACATGCCGGATATCTTCCGAGGGAACGATTTGCGAAGGAACAGATTGTACCTACGGAGCAGGATACTTCGTTTCGTAAGACATTGTTGGAAGGATATGTGCACGATCAGGGGGCAGCTATGGCTGGTGGTATCGCTGGGCATGCCGGCTTATTTGCTACAGCCAATGACCTCGCGATATATGGACAGCTTTTGCTCAACCGTGGAGAATACGGCGGTGAGCGGTATTTTAAGTCTGAAACAATAGATCTTTTTACGTCTAAGCAGTCTGCGACAAGCCGAAGAGGATTGGGTTTCGACCGCTGGGATCCAAACCCGAAAAATGAGTATCCCTCTAAATTGGCCAATAGTACTGTTTTTGGGCATACCGGATACACAGGCACATGTATCTGGGTGGATCCTCAAAACCAATTGATTTATATCTTCCTATCCAATCGTGTGCACCCGCAGGTCAGCACTAAATTGTTGGATCTCAATATCCGTAGCCGGATTCAGGATGCCATTTATGAAGCAATCAATGAAGTGAAGAAATGA
- the xseA gene encoding exodeoxyribonuclease VII large subunit, with the protein MPELIQDKTIFSLLEVSKSIQKTLAERYKSLYWIKAEMNKLNHYTHSGHCYPELVEKQDGKIVAEIRSTLWKADFTRINNNFLKIAQEPLREGITMLFQASISYDPMYGLSLRIVDIDPTFTLGELEKEKLDSIRKLKEEGIYEANKSVPFPMLPKRLAIVSVETSKGLSDFYKIINQNPWGYRLECTLFPALLQGDKSIPSIINQLAVIADKIAEFDVVAIIRGGGGEVGLSSYNNYLLARAIAIFPIPVLTGIGHSTNYTVSEMVAYKNAITPSELADFLIQKFHNFSVPIDKATESIQHQITTRFKEERNTLSQMATHIQWVGKRELQTARANIQQIQHELAALIKLRFYEHKTALAHTERIIQLSDPRRLLKQGFSITKVNGKLLQSVDQLSPGDLIQTMVEDGEITSTVTDKKSLSDGFEDS; encoded by the coding sequence ATGCCGGAATTGATTCAAGATAAAACAATATTTTCCCTTTTGGAGGTAAGCAAAAGTATCCAAAAAACGCTTGCTGAGCGTTACAAGAGCTTATATTGGATCAAGGCGGAGATGAATAAGCTCAACCATTATACGCATTCCGGACATTGTTACCCTGAGCTTGTTGAAAAGCAAGACGGTAAAATTGTAGCTGAGATCAGATCAACTTTGTGGAAAGCAGACTTCACCCGAATCAACAACAATTTTCTGAAAATTGCGCAAGAACCCCTACGGGAAGGCATTACGATGTTATTTCAGGCAAGTATTTCCTATGATCCGATGTATGGTTTGAGCTTAAGGATTGTCGATATTGATCCAACTTTTACGTTGGGGGAGCTGGAGAAAGAAAAACTGGATAGCATTAGAAAGCTCAAAGAAGAAGGCATTTACGAGGCTAATAAATCAGTCCCGTTCCCAATGCTTCCAAAAAGACTAGCCATTGTTTCGGTGGAGACGAGCAAAGGCCTTTCCGATTTTTACAAGATTATCAATCAAAATCCTTGGGGTTATCGGTTGGAATGCACCTTATTTCCGGCGCTCTTACAGGGTGATAAATCTATCCCCTCAATCATCAATCAACTCGCGGTGATCGCCGATAAAATAGCTGAATTTGACGTGGTCGCCATTATTCGTGGTGGTGGTGGTGAGGTTGGGCTATCAAGCTACAATAATTATCTGTTGGCAAGGGCTATAGCAATCTTCCCTATTCCTGTATTGACCGGAATTGGCCATTCTACCAACTATACCGTGAGTGAAATGGTGGCCTACAAAAATGCAATCACACCAAGTGAGCTGGCTGACTTCCTCATTCAAAAGTTTCATAATTTTTCTGTTCCTATTGACAAAGCAACTGAAAGCATCCAACACCAGATCACTACTCGTTTTAAGGAAGAAAGGAATACTTTGTCTCAAATGGCAACGCATATCCAATGGGTTGGGAAAAGAGAACTTCAGACTGCGCGCGCCAATATTCAACAGATTCAACACGAACTGGCTGCGTTGATCAAACTACGCTTTTATGAACATAAAACAGCGTTGGCGCACACCGAACGGATTATCCAGCTTTCTGATCCGCGACGACTGCTTAAACAGGGGTTTTCCATCACAAAAGTCAACGGCAAGTTACTTCAATCTGTTGATCAGCTATCTCCGGGTGATCTGATCCAAACGATGGTGGAAGATGGCGAAATTACAAGTACTGTAACGGATAAGAAATCGCTTAGCGACGGATTCGAAGACAGCTAA
- the xseB gene encoding exodeoxyribonuclease VII small subunit: MEQKYTYTDAFNELQTIVKEIENGTTNIDELAEKIKRASDLIEVCRAKLTATEDEVNQLLQKISPVQDSDPGSPS, from the coding sequence ATGGAACAAAAATATACATATACCGATGCCTTCAATGAATTACAAACGATTGTAAAAGAAATTGAGAATGGAACAACAAATATTGATGAACTTGCTGAGAAAATCAAACGTGCATCTGATCTAATTGAGGTATGTCGGGCAAAATTGACCGCAACCGAAGACGAGGTGAATCAGTTGTTGCAAAAGATTTCCCCGGTACAGGATTCAGATCCCGGTTCCCCATCCTAA
- a CDS encoding MgtC/SapB family protein, which translates to MDNLLHAFEGRDVLLIMFSVLIGLLIGVEREYRNKSAGLRTFILVSFGSCLFTIISLKIGVGNPDRLAANIITGIGFLGAGVIFKEDNKVSGITTATTIWATASLGMCVGAGYIFLAFIGVGLVLVILGLLTYLQTYIDNYHKIKDYELQTLSEADFEHTEQLIRQMGFKATVVNQRYNKESLNTTWRLTGNINQHKELVKVLRRDKQIVAYQY; encoded by the coding sequence ATGGACAATTTATTACATGCTTTTGAGGGCAGGGATGTCTTACTGATTATGTTTTCAGTGCTGATCGGGCTATTGATTGGCGTCGAACGCGAATACCGTAATAAATCTGCAGGATTACGGACCTTTATACTGGTGAGTTTTGGCTCCTGCCTTTTTACTATTATTTCGTTGAAGATAGGTGTCGGAAATCCAGATCGACTAGCAGCTAATATTATTACAGGAATTGGTTTTTTAGGGGCTGGAGTAATCTTTAAAGAAGATAATAAAGTTAGTGGCATTACAACAGCAACAACGATATGGGCAACCGCATCTCTGGGAATGTGTGTCGGCGCGGGGTATATTTTTTTAGCCTTTATCGGTGTAGGATTGGTTTTAGTAATTTTGGGGCTGTTGACCTATTTACAGACTTATATTGATAATTACCATAAAATTAAAGACTATGAACTCCAGACGTTATCTGAAGCAGATTTTGAACATACAGAGCAGTTGATCAGACAGATGGGGTTTAAAGCAACGGTTGTAAATCAACGGTATAATAAGGAAAGTCTGAATACCACCTGGCGATTGACAGGCAACATAAATCAACATAAAGAGCTCGTTAAAGTTTTGCGAAGGGATAAACAAATTGTTGCATATCAATATTAG
- a CDS encoding pirin family protein has product MQKIIHRENDRGHVDFGWLKSAHSFSFGQYFDPEKVNFGALRVLNDDQVEGGQGFGRHSHDNMEIVSIPLEGVLSHQDSIGNVRNIETGDVQIMSAGKGVKHSEFNGDQKELVKFLQIWIIPHEMNLTPGYDQKSYLHLDRHNKFVTIVSPDVSDPDAVHIHQDAYFNIVDLDEGNTIPYNVHSERNGIYLFVLEGKVQVADEILSRRDAIGIFELDSIEIKAEYNAKLLLIEVPMF; this is encoded by the coding sequence ATGCAAAAGATCATACACCGAGAAAACGATCGTGGCCATGTTGATTTTGGTTGGTTGAAAAGTGCCCATTCGTTTAGCTTTGGGCAATATTTTGACCCAGAAAAAGTAAATTTTGGAGCGCTACGCGTATTAAACGATGATCAGGTTGAAGGGGGGCAGGGCTTTGGTCGCCATTCTCATGACAATATGGAGATTGTGAGCATACCTCTGGAAGGAGTACTTTCCCATCAGGACAGTATAGGCAATGTCCGAAACATTGAAACTGGAGATGTACAAATTATGTCTGCAGGAAAGGGAGTAAAGCATTCGGAGTTTAATGGGGACCAGAAGGAGCTTGTTAAGTTTCTTCAGATCTGGATAATACCCCATGAAATGAATCTTACTCCTGGTTATGACCAGAAGTCTTACCTTCATTTGGACCGTCATAATAAATTTGTAACCATTGTGTCCCCTGATGTTTCGGATCCAGATGCGGTTCATATTCATCAAGATGCATATTTCAATATTGTGGACTTGGATGAAGGGAATACAATCCCGTACAATGTTCATTCTGAAAGAAACGGAATTTATCTTTTTGTGCTAGAGGGCAAGGTGCAGGTAGCAGACGAAATATTATCGCGAAGGGATGCCATTGGCATCTTCGAGTTGGATAGCATTGAGATTAAGGCTGAGTACAATGCAAAGCTGTTACTTATTGAAGTCCCAATGTTTTAG
- a CDS encoding amino acid racemase, with protein sequence MIGIVGGLGPYAGLDIAKKIIDETVASSDQEHLPLLLFSCPNLIPDRSAYLLDTSKENPGKAIAMILKQLEQAGATIAAIPSNTAHAEPIFSVIQDEMARLGNELKLLHIVHETVRFVHENYPESTIGVLSTAGEQAYSQYREAFMKKGFPIVEPEGAQKEKVNNAIYDKDYGIKAQPAPIANKAREDLLMAMDDLKKQGAQVIILGCAELPLAIPEKDHNGMVVIDPNRILARALIQAVAPGKLKAL encoded by the coding sequence ATGATTGGTATAGTAGGTGGCCTAGGTCCTTATGCAGGCTTGGATATAGCCAAGAAAATTATAGATGAAACAGTGGCAAGTTCCGATCAGGAACACTTGCCACTGTTGTTGTTTTCCTGCCCTAATTTGATTCCAGATCGTTCCGCATATTTATTGGATACATCGAAGGAGAATCCAGGAAAGGCAATAGCGATGATTTTAAAACAACTGGAGCAGGCTGGCGCAACGATTGCGGCAATTCCGTCGAATACAGCGCATGCAGAACCGATTTTTTCAGTTATCCAGGATGAGATGGCCCGTTTAGGGAATGAACTGAAGTTACTTCATATTGTTCATGAGACAGTACGCTTTGTTCATGAAAATTATCCAGAAAGTACAATAGGAGTGCTATCGACAGCAGGTGAACAGGCTTATAGCCAATATCGGGAAGCTTTTATGAAAAAGGGTTTTCCTATTGTGGAGCCTGAAGGTGCACAGAAAGAAAAGGTAAACAATGCTATCTACGATAAAGATTATGGTATTAAGGCACAGCCAGCACCTATAGCCAATAAGGCAAGAGAAGACCTATTAATGGCTATGGATGACTTGAAAAAACAAGGTGCTCAGGTGATTATTTTGGGATGTGCCGAATTGCCATTGGCTATTCCTGAAAAAGATCACAACGGAATGGTTGTAATTGATCCCAATCGTATTCTCGCCCGAGCACTGATTCAAGCGGTTGCTCCCGGAAAACTCAAAGCACTCTAG
- a CDS encoding DUF4973 domain-containing protein — MNKSYIQLLFLTLLAVCGSCNDEWKEEQFEHYISFKAPLESEGVANIYVRYKDGQKTTFMQPLEVSGSTTNDNNLSVKVGVDADTLGILNYERFQTRTDFYYKQLSTNFFTIPSAVDIKSGENTGLMAIDFTLKGIDMTEKWVLPLTILDDPGAKYKVNPRKHYKKALLRINPFNNYSGTYSGTALKVVMEGHENETPIVKSQIKSYVVDENTIFFYAGNIDEERKDRKNYQVFATFNDKGGVSFRAVNPNMKFVVKKDASYTVSEQMDAVRPYLLHRYITINNVDYEFTDYTLVSTTAIKFKVSGSLILERQLNTQIPDEDQAIEW; from the coding sequence ATGAACAAGTCATATATACAGTTGTTGTTCCTCACTTTACTTGCTGTCTGCGGCTCTTGTAATGATGAATGGAAAGAGGAACAGTTCGAACATTACATTTCTTTTAAAGCTCCCTTGGAAAGTGAGGGGGTCGCGAATATCTATGTTCGTTACAAGGATGGGCAAAAGACCACCTTCATGCAACCGTTGGAAGTGAGCGGGTCGACAACAAACGATAATAATCTTTCGGTCAAGGTTGGGGTGGATGCTGATACATTGGGTATCCTGAATTACGAGCGATTCCAGACGAGGACGGATTTTTATTACAAACAGCTCAGTACTAACTTTTTTACGATTCCATCAGCGGTGGATATCAAGTCTGGAGAAAATACCGGATTAATGGCCATTGATTTTACCCTGAAAGGTATTGATATGACCGAAAAATGGGTGCTTCCCTTGACCATTTTGGATGATCCGGGGGCTAAATATAAGGTCAATCCCCGGAAGCATTATAAAAAAGCACTATTACGTATCAACCCTTTTAACAATTACTCCGGGACCTATAGCGGGACGGCCTTGAAGGTTGTTATGGAAGGACATGAAAATGAAACCCCGATCGTAAAAAGTCAAATAAAGAGTTATGTTGTCGATGAGAATACGATCTTCTTTTATGCGGGTAATATAGATGAAGAGCGAAAGGACCGGAAGAATTATCAAGTTTTTGCAACATTCAATGACAAAGGTGGGGTAAGCTTTCGTGCCGTAAATCCAAATATGAAGTTCGTTGTCAAAAAAGATGCAAGTTATACTGTTTCAGAACAGATGGACGCCGTCCGTCCTTATTTATTGCATCGTTATATCACAATCAATAATGTGGATTACGAATTTACCGATTATACGCTTGTTTCTACTACGGCGATCAAATTCAAGGTTTCTGGCTCATTGATTTTGGAGCGTCAGCTCAATACACAGATTCCAGATGAGGATCAAGCCATTGAATGGTAA
- a CDS encoding RagB/SusD family nutrient uptake outer membrane protein, which translates to MQRKTLYIALMLALGTNLISSCKKDYLKSDQYFKDRITLEKTFKSKLYSEKWLAHVFEEFKGENADVASKGLTPHCFADDMYYGDRDKDYDPSKNELSYNMFKMGLYTETDKQGTWTQSYRGIRNASTFIHNIYMNTEMSEAEIVDYRGQARFARAYLYWLLLRKYGPIPILPDEGLDYTDSYEELAIARNTYDECAEFISNELLTAAKEMEALGMRRGQDGSSRPSVGAALAARAKVLLYAASPLANGNNSGYAARLVDKQMKRLLSADYKEEKWAKAAAAARDVIELGVYRLYTAPFQETGDEATVRPPQDHNFSDKSWPAGWADIDPAKSYAEVFNGTLTASGNPELIFTRGNNQPNEGIDQMVIHQLPRSATGWNTHGLTQKLVDAYYMNDGTDVPGKDKEIGRGNGSNRIGGFVSQEDYDNKKYRPLRPGVSLQYANREPRFYASVAYSGSFWTLLNETKEENRNKQIFYYSADPKGNGFNSANGYWLRTGFGVKKFVHPSDTYEGGVGSRIIPKAEPAIRYADILLMYAEALNELSGSYTVPSWRGSSYSISRDIAEIKKGVHPVRIRAGVPDYAVSIYGNKNELRKTLKRERFIELMGEGQRYYDLRRWMDAPVEEALPVYGCNVLMNVEERDLFYQPVAIWTLKTTFADKMWFWPISHTELKRNKNLTQNPGWTYND; encoded by the coding sequence ATGCAAAGAAAGACATTATATATTGCGTTGATGCTCGCTTTGGGCACAAATTTGATCTCATCCTGTAAAAAGGATTACTTAAAGTCCGACCAATATTTTAAAGATCGGATCACCTTGGAAAAAACATTTAAAAGCAAGCTGTATTCGGAGAAATGGCTGGCTCATGTATTTGAGGAGTTTAAAGGTGAAAATGCCGATGTCGCCAGTAAAGGCCTGACACCACACTGTTTCGCAGATGATATGTATTATGGTGATCGGGACAAGGATTACGATCCATCAAAAAATGAACTGTCCTATAATATGTTTAAAATGGGTTTGTATACCGAAACTGATAAACAGGGGACATGGACTCAATCGTATCGCGGGATTCGGAATGCTTCAACCTTTATCCATAATATCTATATGAATACCGAGATGTCTGAGGCTGAAATCGTTGATTATCGGGGTCAGGCGCGTTTTGCGCGGGCTTACCTCTACTGGTTATTGCTCCGTAAATATGGACCAATTCCGATACTGCCCGATGAAGGCTTGGATTATACGGATAGTTACGAAGAACTGGCCATTGCGCGAAATACCTATGATGAGTGTGCTGAATTCATCAGCAACGAACTATTAACGGCCGCGAAAGAAATGGAAGCCCTTGGGATGAGACGTGGACAGGATGGCTCTAGCCGTCCTTCTGTAGGGGCAGCATTGGCTGCGCGGGCTAAGGTACTCCTGTATGCTGCAAGTCCATTGGCCAATGGGAATAATTCAGGTTACGCGGCGCGGTTGGTAGACAAGCAGATGAAACGCCTGTTGTCTGCCGATTATAAAGAAGAGAAATGGGCAAAGGCTGCAGCTGCTGCGCGTGATGTCATCGAACTGGGGGTATATCGGCTTTACACGGCCCCTTTTCAGGAAACGGGTGATGAGGCAACAGTCAGGCCTCCTCAGGATCATAATTTTTCGGATAAAAGCTGGCCAGCAGGTTGGGCGGATATTGATCCTGCCAAATCATATGCAGAGGTCTTTAATGGGACATTGACTGCTTCGGGTAATCCGGAGTTAATATTTACCCGAGGTAACAACCAACCGAATGAGGGTATCGACCAAATGGTCATCCACCAACTACCGCGTTCAGCAACGGGATGGAATACGCACGGACTAACACAGAAGCTGGTGGATGCTTATTATATGAATGATGGCACGGATGTACCGGGTAAGGATAAGGAAATTGGCCGTGGAAATGGTTCAAATCGTATCGGTGGTTTTGTGTCTCAGGAGGATTATGACAACAAAAAATACAGGCCATTGCGTCCCGGAGTGTCGTTGCAATATGCAAACCGAGAACCGAGATTCTATGCTTCGGTGGCTTATAGTGGAAGTTTTTGGACATTGCTTAATGAAACAAAAGAGGAAAACCGCAATAAACAAATCTTCTATTATAGCGCTGACCCAAAAGGGAACGGCTTTAATTCAGCGAATGGCTATTGGCTGCGTACGGGTTTCGGAGTTAAGAAGTTTGTTCATCCCAGTGATACTTACGAAGGCGGAGTTGGCTCACGTATTATTCCTAAGGCAGAGCCGGCCATCCGTTATGCAGATATATTGCTGATGTATGCTGAGGCGCTAAATGAGTTAAGCGGCTCATATACGGTTCCGTCTTGGCGCGGATCAAGTTACTCGATCAGTCGTGACATTGCTGAAATTAAAAAGGGTGTCCACCCAGTTCGTATCCGTGCTGGAGTGCCTGACTATGCGGTCAGTATATATGGTAACAAAAATGAGTTGCGCAAAACATTGAAACGGGAGCGCTTTATTGAGCTGATGGGGGAAGGACAGCGCTACTATGATCTACGTCGCTGGATGGATGCGCCAGTGGAAGAAGCATTGCCGGTCTATGGCTGTAACGTTTTGATGAACGTAGAGGAACGTGACCTTTTCTATCAGCCCGTCGCGATCTGGACCTTGAAGACAACCTTTGCTGACAAAATGTGGTTTTGGCCGATTAGCCATACCGAACTTAAGCGCAATAAGAATCTGACTCAAAATCCTGGATGGACTTATAATGATTAA